The DNA region CAACCCGAATGCCGCGGAGCCGGGCATGAGGGGCGCGATCGCCTTGAGCCCCGACCACGAGTCGACCCATTGTTGGCGGCCGATGCCCAGCACGGGGCCGCCGTTGGCCGCGCCGCTCCCAGACGCCGGGATGGGCCCGGACTGAGGTGGCGTCACCCCGCAAGTGTGGCACGCGCGTCGACCCCGCCATCTCGCAAAATGGCATGGCGAGTATCGGCAGTCCTCGCCAAAAGTCATGTGCCGAATCGCCGTCAGCCCGGGAACATTCCGGGAACCCGTCACGTTGGAGCATTTGTACCCGCCAAGGCGCGAGCCTCACGGGGAGACAATTGAACTGCGTGGCGCCCGGCTTCTACCCCCCCCCTCAGAAGCCGGGCGCCTGCGTTCGTTGCTTTCCGTGGGTCTCGCACTCTGGCGGGTCTGTTGTCTCCGCGCGGAAGTCGTCGCGCGCGCGGCCCGGTACCGTGGATGGTGAAGGAGCGAAGATGTCCCCGAACAAAATCATCAAGACCGATGCCGAGTGGCGCGCCCAGTTGGGCGACTTCGAGTTCAAGGTGTTGCGCGAGGCCGAGACCGAGCGCCCCTGGACCGGAGAGTTGCTCGAAGAGAAGCGAGCGGGCATCTACCGCTGTCGCGCGTGCGGGACCGAACTGTTCCGGTCCGACACCAAGTTCGACTCCCATTGCGGTTGGCCGTCCTTCTTCCAGGCCGAGAACGACGCGGTGACGCTGCTCGAGGACAACACCCACGGGATGGTTCGCGTCGAGGCGCGGTGCGCCGCCTGCGACTCGCATTTGGGCCACGTGTTCCCCGACGCGCCGCAAACGCCAACGGGTGACCGTTTCTGCATTAACTCGGTGTCCCTCACGTTTGACGAAGGCGACGCCGACTCCGACGCGGGAGGGGCCGTCTAAGTGGTCGAACAACGACGCTACCGCCGCCCCGCCATGCTCGACATGGAAGAGGCCGAACAAATCGAGGGCGACATCGACCCCTTGGACAAGGCACTCGTCGCGCATGAATCCGCAGCGGCGCTCGTGGCGGGAGCCCGTGAGTCAAGCGATCCCGAACTCACCGCGCGCCTCGTGCGTCTCGTCGACGAAGAGGGCATCGACACCGTCGCGATGATGTGGTCGAAGGCGGAGCCGCACACGCTCCCTGGCGCGCTCTGGCGCATCTACATGCTGCGCGAGTGGGTCCAATTCTCAGCGGACGCGGTGGCACGTTCGTACCACCACGGCGTCAACGCGGCGCAAGTGCGTCACGCGATCGCGGGCGTCGAGGACCCTCCCGGTCCCGACGAGGTCAAGCGCCTCGCCGATCTGATCCTTACCGGAGTATTCCAGGGCGACCTTGCGTTGGCCCTCGATCGCGCGGGAGCCTTCTGCCGCGTCGTCGCCACGGGTGCGGCTTTCGAGGCCCAGTCGGATGAGGGTCACGCCGACGCTCGCGCTCATCAGTCGACGCTGCGCGCGGCCCAGCTGCTGCGTACGGGAGAGGACCTCGAGCGCTGCGCCGCGCTCTGGCGCAAGGACCTGCTCGAGTAATTCTCCGCGGCGATAGCCACTAGGGCGTCACCCGACTCGACCTCGCGTATCCTAGGAGTGACGTCGGGCCGCGGCAGCCCCGGGCTCCAATACCAGCCGCCTCGAGCGGCCTTTGCGCCGACTGGCGCTCCCGGCTCGGCGTCCCTTATCTCTACGCAATCGGGGCGGGCCCCGCGTTGCTACAAGGTGGGTTTGAGCAGGTGCGTCTCTATGGCGACAATCCGTGGATGCCCGTCGTGGTCCATCACATGTGCCACCAGTACGCCACCCGCCGGCAGGAACGGCATCGTGCGTGGAAGAGCCCCCCTCGTCTTGCCAGTGATGCGAGACCGAAGGAGCGCCACCATCGTGGGCAGCGTGGGACGGTGCACGCACACGACGCGGCTGCGCCGCTTGCCAAGCAAGGCAGCGTACGTCGCGGCGGTGGAGTCAGGATGTGTGCGGTGAGCCTCTTCCGTGAGCGACTCGTAACCGCGCACGGGAAGCCCCGCGGCCTGTGCGTAGGGGTTGACCGTTTGCACGCAGCGCACCGCCGCCGACGACACGATCCGAACGGTGCCGAACGCGGCGAAGAGGTCCTTGAGCTGCATGGCGCGTGCGGCACCGCCCGTGGTGAGGGGTCGACGTTCGTCGGCTCCTTGCCAGGCCTTGCGACGCTGGGCACGCGCGTGTCTCGCCACAATGAAGACCCTGGTCTTCAGCCGACCCGCAGCATGCTCCTCGATCAGGCGCTCGAGCGGCCTCAGGTCATCATGAAAGGTGATGCGCTCCCTGGCCTCTTCCACCGTGAGCCAAGCAATCTCGTCGATCTCGTGCTTGGTGGCGGCCTTGACGGGCTCCCGCGCCGATGCGGCGGGGGCGTCGGGCGACGTCTCTTGAGCGGCCCAGTACCGCACCACCTTGATCTTCCCGCCGGCGATCGGGTACCGCAGCGTCGGCAGGGGCACGCCGAGGTCGATCGTCACGCGAGTCTCTTCGGCAACTTCCCTCACGGCACACGCGGGCATCGTTTCGCCGGGGTCGAGCTTGCCCTTGGGCCACGACCAGTCGTTGTAACGCGGGCGGTGAACCGCGAGCACCTCGAGTTGCCCCTCGCGTTCTCGCCACACGAGGGCGCCCGCCGCGAGCACGGCGTCGGTAGCGAATGTCTTCACTTGCGTGAGGTCCTGCGCTTGGGTTGACGTTCGATGTATATCTCCTGAAGGTCGCGGAGAGGCTCGCCCCCGCTTCCCATCGTGGTGACGGTCCAGTCGCCGTTCGCCGCGAGCTCCCACGCCGCCACGTCTTCCGACATCGCGAGATCGATGTTCTCGATCAGGAGCTCACGCTGGTCCGGGTCGGAGATTGAGATGAGCGCCTCGATGCGGCGGTCCAGGTTGCGGTGCATGAGATCGGCGGAGCCGATGAACACGATGGGATCGTCGTCGCCCCTGAACGCGAAGACGCGCGAGTGCTCCAGGAACCGACCGAGTACCGATCGCACCCTGATGTTCTCGCTCAGCCCTGGAACGCCGGGCCTAATGGCGCAAATCCCACGGATGACGAGGTCCACTTGGACGCCGGCCCGAGAGGCGCGATAGAGGGCGTCGATGACCTTCTCGTCGACCACCGAGTTGATCTTGATCTTGACCCAGGCCTCGCCGCCCTCTCGGGCTCGAGTCGCCTCGGCATCGATCAGATCGATGAGGCCGGCGCGTACGGAGGTAGGGGCTACCAGGAGGCGACGGAACTTGGCCTTCGGGGCGTAACCCGACAGCTGGTTGAAGAGCTTGGTGAGGTCCGAGCCGACATCGGCGTCCTTGGTGAGCAGGCCGTAGTCCTCGTAGAGCCTCGCCGTGCGGGGGTGGTAATTGCCGGTGCCGATGTGGCAATACCGGTGCAAGCCATCGTCCTCTTGGCGCACCACGAGCAGCAACTTGCAGTGTGTCTTGAGACCCACGAGGCCGTACACCACATGCACCCCAGCCTGCTCGAGCTTGCGGGCCCACGAGATGTTGCGCTGCTCGTCAAAGCGGGCCTTGATCTCCACGAGGGCGAGCACCTGCTTGCCGTTGCGCGCGGCCTCAATGAGGGCGTCGACGATCGGGCTGTCGCCCGAGGTGCGATACAGCGTCTGCTTGATCGCGAGCACCCTCGGATCGACTGCGGCCTGCGCCAAGAACGCCTGGACCGACGTCGAGAACGAGTCGTAGGGGTGGTGCAACAGGACGTCGGACCGGCTGATGGCGTCGAAGATGTTCTGTTCATCGGCGGTTTCCACTGGCGCGAGCTTGTGGTGAGTCGTAGGGCGGAACGCGGGGAACTGCAGCCGCGGCCTGTCGAGGTCCGCCATGACCTCGAGACCACGCAGGTCGAGGGGGGCGGGCAGGTCGTAGACATCCGAATCGGAAATGCCTAGCTCGCGTACCAAGAGCTCGCGAACCTTGGGGCTCAGACCCTCGGCAACCTCGAGCCGGACCGCGGGGCCAAAGCGGCGCCGCAGGAGCTCCCGCTCCATCGCCTTGAGGAGGTTCTCCGCATCGTCCTCTTCGACCTCGACGTCTTCGTTTCGCGTGACGCGGAAGGCGTAACTGTTGACGACCTCCATTCCGGGGAAGAGGTAATCAAGGTGGGCGGAGATGACGTCCTCGAGCGGCACAAAGCTGCGGGGCTCGTCGGACAGGGTGGATGCGTCGGTGACCTGCGAGGCCTTGCCGTGAGAGTCGACGGACAGGAAGCGGGGAAGCGTCTCCGGGACCTTGACGCGGGCGAAGTAGTCCTTTCCCGTGTCGGGGTCGCGGATCTCGACGGCAAGGTTGAGGGACAGGCCGGAGATATACGGGAATGGATGGGCGGGGTCCACCGCGAGCGGCGTCAGTACGGGGAAGATGTCGGACCGGAAGAGCTTGCGGAGGCGTCCTTGCTCCGCGTCCTCAAGGTCCTCGTGGCGCGCCAGGTGAATGCCCTCGGCCGCCATGGCGGGGCGCACGTCGTCGTGGAAGACCCTGGCGTGCCTATCCATGAGCTCGTGGGCGTTGTCCGTCAGCATCTCTACGAGGCGGGTGGGGCTCATTCCCGTCGCACTCGGCACGGCGAATCCTGCCGCAATGCGACGCTTGAGGCCCGCGACGCGCACCATAAAGAATTCGTCGAGATTCGACGCGAAGATCGCCAAGAATCGCGCGCGCTCCAGCAGAGGTGTTCGGGGATCCTCCGCGAGTTCAAGAACGCGTTCGTTGAAGGCGAGCCACGACAGTTCGCGATCGAGGAACCGTTTGGCGGGAAGTGTGTCGTGAGGCTCCTCGTGTGGCTGGACTGGGCTGGGCATCAAGGGCACCGCGAAGGTCTCTTCGGACGTGGCGATCGCGATGGACTCCGTCGTCGGATCGAGCGGCGACATGGGCCGCTCTGGTTGCCGCGGCTCCTCGTCATCGGGAACGGGCCAATCCATGGGCGCATACACGGAGGCGGGTGCGGGCGTCGCCGGGGGCGCTGGAGGGGGAGGGGGCTCGGTCTGCTCGCCGTCCGCGTCCGCTGCCGGAGCGACTGCATCGTGAAGGAGATGCGACACGTGATCGGGAATCGGCCTGGTAAGCGCGGGTCCCACACCCGACGAGATGACGTCGGCCACTCCAAAACCGATGTCGTCCACCAAGGGAACCGCGATCGAGTCGTAGCCAAATTCGCCTTCTGGGTCAGCAGACGTGTCCTCGAGGTGGTTGGTCATGGCTCCATGGTGGCATGGCTGCGCGCGCATGGCGAGCGGCAAAGGGACTGGGTGCTGAGGGGCGTGACGCGCGACCGATTACCACGACGGCGCGTCGTCACGCCGGCCTGGATGCTCGCACACACCGACGGCTAGTGCGACGTGCCGCGGCAAGGCTTCTAGGCGCGCACCGGTCGGGTCGCCTCGAGCCCCGCGCGCGCAAAGCCGATCGCGGTGTCAAGATCGTCGAGCAGGTTTCGCGACAGGTCGGGAGGGCCGTCGGTCGAGCGG from Demequina lutea includes:
- the msrB gene encoding peptide-methionine (R)-S-oxide reductase MsrB, which codes for MSPNKIIKTDAEWRAQLGDFEFKVLREAETERPWTGELLEEKRAGIYRCRACGTELFRSDTKFDSHCGWPSFFQAENDAVTLLEDNTHGMVRVEARCAACDSHLGHVFPDAPQTPTGDRFCINSVSLTFDEGDADSDAGGAV
- a CDS encoding NUDIX hydrolase; the protein is MKTFATDAVLAAGALVWREREGQLEVLAVHRPRYNDWSWPKGKLDPGETMPACAVREVAEETRVTIDLGVPLPTLRYPIAGGKIKVVRYWAAQETSPDAPAASAREPVKAATKHEIDEIAWLTVEEARERITFHDDLRPLERLIEEHAAGRLKTRVFIVARHARAQRRKAWQGADERRPLTTGGAARAMQLKDLFAAFGTVRIVSSAAVRCVQTVNPYAQAAGLPVRGYESLTEEAHRTHPDSTAATYAALLGKRRSRVVCVHRPTLPTMVALLRSRITGKTRGALPRTMPFLPAGGVLVAHVMDHDGHPRIVAIETHLLKPTL
- a CDS encoding RNA degradosome polyphosphate kinase, with the protein product MPSPVQPHEEPHDTLPAKRFLDRELSWLAFNERVLELAEDPRTPLLERARFLAIFASNLDEFFMVRVAGLKRRIAAGFAVPSATGMSPTRLVEMLTDNAHELMDRHARVFHDDVRPAMAAEGIHLARHEDLEDAEQGRLRKLFRSDIFPVLTPLAVDPAHPFPYISGLSLNLAVEIRDPDTGKDYFARVKVPETLPRFLSVDSHGKASQVTDASTLSDEPRSFVPLEDVISAHLDYLFPGMEVVNSYAFRVTRNEDVEVEEDDAENLLKAMERELLRRRFGPAVRLEVAEGLSPKVRELLVRELGISDSDVYDLPAPLDLRGLEVMADLDRPRLQFPAFRPTTHHKLAPVETADEQNIFDAISRSDVLLHHPYDSFSTSVQAFLAQAAVDPRVLAIKQTLYRTSGDSPIVDALIEAARNGKQVLALVEIKARFDEQRNISWARKLEQAGVHVVYGLVGLKTHCKLLLVVRQEDDGLHRYCHIGTGNYHPRTARLYEDYGLLTKDADVGSDLTKLFNQLSGYAPKAKFRRLLVAPTSVRAGLIDLIDAEATRAREGGEAWVKIKINSVVDEKVIDALYRASRAGVQVDLVIRGICAIRPGVPGLSENIRVRSVLGRFLEHSRVFAFRGDDDPIVFIGSADLMHRNLDRRIEALISISDPDQRELLIENIDLAMSEDVAAWELAANGDWTVTTMGSGGEPLRDLQEIYIERQPKRRTSRK